Proteins found in one Sporosarcina jeotgali genomic segment:
- a CDS encoding NlpC/P60 family protein, translating into MKLKRLLAFGIASLLISTSVPSMASASSATDLVNTAKNYIGTPYRYGGTSLTSGIDCSAYTQVVFKKNGKSLPRTTGQQYQQGKAVSKSNLTTGDLVFFNTSGRGISHVGIYIGSSKFIHASTSQGVTISSINDKAYWKSRYVGAKRPATFGETSVASKPAPTVTYATRGQVAGIVVKTLGLHRTGSDMSFPDVNSKTPYYNEIIAAAEAGIFSGNNSGNFNPNDPLTRSQMAKVLTDAFNLTTSTDVPFKDVPSDYWALKYVGALYANDVTAGYTNGNFGVDDKVKIQDMQRFLDNLK; encoded by the coding sequence ATGAAACTGAAACGTCTCTTGGCATTTGGAATCGCCAGTTTATTAATTTCAACGTCCGTACCGTCTATGGCCTCTGCAAGCTCTGCAACTGACTTGGTAAATACAGCTAAGAATTACATAGGAACACCTTACCGATATGGCGGGACAAGCCTGACATCAGGCATCGACTGTTCTGCATATACGCAAGTTGTGTTCAAAAAGAACGGAAAATCACTTCCTCGTACAACAGGACAGCAATATCAGCAAGGTAAAGCAGTTTCTAAAAGCAACTTGACTACTGGCGATCTAGTTTTCTTCAACACAAGCGGTCGCGGTATCTCACACGTTGGAATTTACATCGGTTCTAGCAAGTTCATTCACGCTTCTACAAGCCAGGGTGTAACAATTTCATCTATCAACGATAAAGCTTATTGGAAGAGTCGTTATGTAGGCGCAAAACGCCCTGCAACATTTGGTGAAACTTCTGTAGCTTCAAAGCCAGCACCAACTGTAACTTATGCAACACGCGGACAAGTCGCGGGCATCGTTGTTAAGACTCTAGGTCTTCACAGAACTGGAAGCGACATGAGCTTCCCTGACGTTAACTCTAAAACACCTTATTATAACGAAATTATTGCTGCTGCTGAAGCAGGTATCTTCAGCGGAAACAACAGCGGTAACTTTAACCCTAACGATCCGTTGACTCGTTCACAAATGGCGAAAGTCCTGACGGATGCCTTCAACCTGACTACTTCAACTGATGTACCGTTTAAAGATGTACCTTCTGACTACTGGGCATTGAAATATGTAGGTGCACTTTATGCAAATGATGTAACTGCTGGTTACACAAACGGTAACTTCGGTGTTGACGATAAAGTTAAGATTCAAGACATGCAGCGCTTCTTGGACAACCTTAAATAA